The Crocinitomicaceae bacterium genome includes a region encoding these proteins:
- a CDS encoding peptidylprolyl isomerase: MLKIKYKFISVLTLVVSLISMQETANAQPVGTKVIDRIIAQIGDEIILLSDIQNRRLELIQEGQTPDIAADCMILEEMLFEKLLVNQAMVDSVEISDDMVNYEMENRLRYIAQQIGSIEELEKFYGKSVAQIKAEFFTIIKKRMLAERQREIITENVTVTPNEVKEFYNSLPKDSLPYINAKISVAQIVLYPKITDEDKEKSKKNLEQRRTQIINGDRSFEGVATLESKDPGSRMNGGDLGWNSRGTMVPEFEAELFKLEPGGISPVFETQFGYHIVQLIERKGDNYHCRHILFMPEISDKALMKAANTMDSLYQQIKKGTISFEDAAIRFSDDENSKQNGGRIVNPYTGDYYWDIQNINEIDPQMYRIIGSLKEGDFSSPSLYDNYMEQKQGIRMVKLLERTKPHLANLKDDYQLIQMAALNEKKQAVIDKWINDKISSAFIRIFDQEYINQCTYRYNWTGTAVSQ; this comes from the coding sequence ATGCTGAAAATAAAGTACAAATTTATTAGTGTTCTCACCCTTGTTGTGAGTTTAATATCAATGCAAGAAACGGCCAATGCACAGCCTGTTGGCACAAAAGTGATTGACAGAATCATTGCACAAATCGGTGATGAAATTATTTTGCTTTCAGATATACAAAATCGCCGGCTTGAACTAATACAAGAAGGTCAGACACCTGACATAGCAGCTGACTGTATGATTTTGGAAGAAATGTTATTTGAAAAACTTCTCGTAAATCAAGCCATGGTTGACAGTGTTGAAATTTCTGATGATATGGTAAATTATGAAATGGAAAACAGACTGAGATATATTGCTCAACAAATTGGAAGTATTGAAGAACTGGAGAAATTCTATGGCAAATCAGTTGCACAAATCAAAGCAGAATTTTTTACCATAATTAAAAAGAGAATGCTTGCAGAAAGACAACGAGAGATTATCACAGAAAATGTCACAGTTACGCCAAATGAAGTAAAAGAGTTTTATAACAGTTTACCAAAAGATAGTTTACCGTATATCAACGCAAAAATTTCAGTTGCGCAAATTGTTCTTTATCCAAAGATTACTGACGAAGACAAAGAAAAAAGCAAAAAAAATCTGGAGCAGCGCCGCACCCAAATTATTAATGGAGACCGCAGCTTTGAAGGTGTTGCAACGCTAGAGTCAAAAGACCCCGGAAGCAGAATGAATGGAGGAGATCTTGGATGGAATTCAAGAGGAACCATGGTACCTGAATTTGAAGCAGAACTTTTCAAATTAGAACCCGGAGGAATCAGTCCGGTGTTTGAAACACAATTTGGCTACCACATTGTACAACTCATTGAAAGAAAAGGAGACAATTATCATTGCAGACATATTTTATTTATGCCTGAAATAAGTGATAAAGCCTTGATGAAAGCAGCAAATACAATGGATAGTTTATATCAGCAAATTAAAAAAGGAACCATCTCTTTTGAAGATGCAGCAATCAGATTCAGTGATGATGAAAACTCTAAACAAAACGGTGGACGCATTGTAAACCCATATACCGGTGACTATTATTGGGACATTCAAAACATCAACGAAATTGATCCACAAATGTATCGTATCATCGGTAGTTTGAAAGAAGGTGATTTCTCATCGCCATCGCTATATGATAATTACATGGAACAAAAGCAAGGCATACGCATGGTGAAATTACTAGAGCGCACTAAACCCCACCTTGCAAATTTAAAAGATGATTATCAGCTAATTCAGATGGCTGCACTCAACGAGAAAAAACAAGCTGTAATTGACAAATGGATCAATGATAAAATTTCTTCTGCTTTCATACGCATCTTTGATCAAGAATATATCAATCAATGTACCTACAGATATAACTGGACAGGAACTGCGGTTAGTCAATAG
- the dnaE gene encoding DNA polymerase III subunit alpha, translating into MYLVFDTETTGLPKNWNAPVTDTSNWPRCVQIAWQLHDEWGQLVEHRSFILKPDGYNIPYDAEKVHGISTELANELGVALQDVLNEFNSALAKAKFLVGQNLAFDLNIVGCEFHRAGIESRLAQMPVLDTCTEKTADLCQLPGGRGGKFKLPTLTELHFKLFQQAFEEAHNATADVEATARCFFELIRQGFFTDQELQRDADYIRTYREKNTGLIQLYGLTHLNLRDESAKLKSVNSEKSGESKLIDLAGNTERLQNVLFSHLHCHTQFSVLQSTTKVKLLVKRAIDFKCPAVALTDSGNMMAAFQFVKEVYKHNEAVEAKQKLAAEKNESCDEKTLIPIVGCEFNVCRNRHDKSNKDNGYQVIFLAKNKNGYQHLTKLASIAYTEGFYYVPRIDKQVIEQYKSDLIVLSGSITGEIPSLILNVGESQAEDALIWWKDQFGDDFYLEINRHGSEEERRVNETLLKFSEKHQVKIVAANANYYIDKKDANAHDILLCIKDGELKSTPVGAGRGYRFGLKNNEYYFKSPDEMKKIFTDLPEAIENTNEIINKCEAYTLARKTLLPAFDIPDEFKDAADVEDGGKRGENNYLRHLTYVGAQKRYGEITDELRERLDFELLTIANTGYPGYFLIVQDFCQAARDMGVAVGPGRGSAAGSAVAYCIGITNVDPIKYDLLFERFLNPERISMPDIDIDFDDEGRQKVIDWVIQKYGANQVAQIITYGTMAAKSSIRDTARVLDLPLHEADRLAKLVPDVSLQQLLYLEPVELSEKLKNNQDDIKRALEFRELAKAKDLKGEVINQAVLLEGSMRNTGIHACGVIITPGDITNYVPVALAKDSDMYCTQFDNSVAEEAGLLKMDFLGLKTLTLIKDAVILVKERHGVDLDPDHFPIDDEKTYELFQRGETVGIFQYESPGMQKYLRELKPTVFADLIAMNALYRPGPLEYIPSFIRRKHGTEPIVYDLDACREYLEETYGITVYQEQVMLLSQSIAGFSKGEADTLRKAMGKKSFDTLAKMKPKFLDQGASKGHERKVLEKMWTDWEAFASYAFNKSHSTCYAWIAYQTAYLKAHYPAEYMASVLSNNMNDIKTVSFFMEECRRAQIPVLGPDVNESQYKFTVNKVGAIRFGLGAIKGVGSKPVEDIINARKDGEFKSVFDFASRVNLRNCNKRVFESLALAGAFDSFGNINRAQYFAADQNDKIFLESVLRFGSRVQEGQDASQVSLFGGSSVVETPVPEPPRVEEWPTLTRLNKEKEVVGIYISGHPLDDYRLEMNSFCKGSIGDLNKLDEFVGQEFRVAGIITDAQHRNTKNGAPFGSFDIEDYSDTCKLFVFSDSYMKFRHHLSTGNFVFITGKVQPRKFGDGLEFKINSIELLAEIREKRTRALVLSAEYADITDQGIDDLYAIMLAHHGTCQVKFLVKDHKTNTTLRMPSRSLKIMPDQEFIRKVDAMRIFECKLE; encoded by the coding sequence ATGTATTTAGTTTTTGACACTGAAACCACCGGACTTCCAAAAAATTGGAATGCGCCTGTTACTGATACTTCCAACTGGCCGCGCTGTGTACAAATTGCATGGCAGTTGCATGATGAATGGGGACAATTGGTTGAACACAGAAGCTTTATTCTCAAACCCGATGGTTATAACATTCCGTATGACGCTGAAAAAGTGCACGGAATTTCAACAGAACTTGCCAATGAATTAGGTGTCGCATTGCAAGATGTATTGAATGAATTTAATTCAGCACTTGCCAAAGCAAAATTTTTGGTTGGACAAAATCTTGCCTTTGATCTCAATATTGTTGGTTGTGAATTTCACAGAGCCGGCATTGAGTCTAGGCTTGCGCAAATGCCTGTTTTAGATACTTGTACTGAGAAAACAGCAGACCTCTGTCAATTGCCGGGCGGGCGTGGTGGCAAATTTAAATTACCCACCTTAACAGAATTACATTTTAAACTCTTTCAACAAGCATTTGAAGAAGCGCATAATGCAACGGCTGATGTTGAAGCTACTGCACGTTGCTTTTTTGAATTGATTCGTCAGGGGTTTTTTACTGATCAAGAATTACAGCGTGACGCTGATTACATTCGCACATATCGTGAAAAAAATACCGGCCTGATTCAACTGTATGGATTAACTCACCTCAATCTACGCGACGAATCTGCAAAACTGAAATCAGTAAATAGTGAAAAAAGTGGTGAGTCAAAACTCATTGATTTGGCAGGCAATACTGAACGATTACAAAATGTATTATTTTCTCATCTTCATTGCCACACACAATTCAGCGTATTACAATCAACCACCAAAGTAAAGCTGTTAGTAAAGCGCGCTATTGATTTTAAATGCCCGGCAGTTGCGCTCACTGATTCCGGAAATATGATGGCGGCTTTCCAGTTTGTGAAAGAAGTGTATAAACATAATGAGGCGGTTGAAGCAAAACAAAAACTTGCCGCTGAAAAAAACGAATCGTGTGATGAGAAAACTCTCATTCCTATTGTTGGTTGTGAGTTTAATGTTTGTCGTAACAGGCATGATAAATCAAATAAAGACAATGGGTATCAGGTAATCTTTCTTGCAAAAAATAAAAACGGATATCAGCATCTCACCAAGCTGGCATCCATAGCTTATACTGAAGGATTTTATTATGTTCCCCGCATAGACAAACAAGTAATTGAACAGTACAAATCTGATTTGATTGTGTTATCAGGCAGTATCACGGGAGAAATTCCTTCACTCATTCTCAACGTTGGAGAATCACAAGCAGAAGATGCGTTGATTTGGTGGAAAGATCAGTTTGGTGATGATTTCTATCTTGAAATAAATCGCCATGGATCTGAAGAAGAGAGAAGAGTGAATGAAACTTTATTGAAATTTAGTGAAAAGCATCAGGTAAAAATTGTTGCGGCCAATGCCAATTATTATATAGACAAAAAAGATGCGAATGCGCATGATATTTTGTTGTGTATTAAAGATGGCGAATTAAAATCAACTCCGGTTGGCGCAGGAAGAGGTTATCGTTTTGGTTTGAAGAATAACGAATATTATTTCAAATCACCTGACGAGATGAAAAAAATATTCACTGATTTGCCTGAAGCAATTGAGAATACCAATGAAATTATAAATAAATGTGAAGCCTATACCCTTGCGCGCAAAACCTTGTTGCCTGCTTTTGATATTCCGGATGAATTTAAAGATGCAGCTGATGTTGAAGATGGCGGCAAAAGAGGTGAGAATAATTATCTGCGCCATCTTACTTACGTGGGTGCGCAAAAAAGATATGGTGAGATTACAGATGAATTGCGTGAACGATTGGATTTTGAATTATTGACGATTGCCAACACCGGATATCCCGGTTACTTTTTGATTGTTCAAGATTTTTGTCAGGCTGCGCGAGACATGGGTGTTGCTGTTGGGCCGGGTAGGGGTTCAGCTGCCGGTTCTGCTGTTGCATATTGCATTGGAATAACCAATGTAGATCCCATCAAATACGATTTGCTCTTTGAGCGTTTCCTCAATCCTGAGCGTATTTCAATGCCCGATATTGATATTGACTTTGATGATGAAGGAAGACAAAAAGTAATTGATTGGGTGATTCAAAAATATGGTGCAAATCAGGTGGCGCAAATCATAACTTATGGTACCATGGCAGCCAAATCTTCTATTCGTGATACGGCTCGGGTTCTTGATTTACCCTTGCATGAGGCTGATCGTTTAGCTAAATTGGTTCCTGATGTTTCTCTTCAACAACTCTTGTATTTAGAGCCTGTAGAATTATCTGAAAAATTAAAAAATAATCAGGATGATATTAAACGGGCACTTGAATTTCGTGAACTTGCTAAAGCAAAAGATTTAAAAGGAGAAGTAATTAATCAAGCTGTTCTGCTTGAAGGTTCAATGCGCAATACCGGTATTCATGCTTGTGGTGTCATTATTACACCGGGTGATATTACCAATTATGTTCCGGTTGCTCTGGCTAAAGATTCTGACATGTACTGCACGCAGTTTGACAACTCGGTTGCAGAAGAGGCAGGCCTGTTGAAGATGGACTTTCTTGGATTAAAAACATTGACACTCATTAAAGATGCAGTGATTTTAGTTAAAGAGAGACATGGAGTTGATTTGGATCCTGATCATTTTCCTATTGATGATGAAAAAACGTACGAACTTTTTCAACGCGGTGAAACGGTTGGTATTTTCCAGTATGAGTCACCCGGAATGCAAAAATATCTGCGTGAATTAAAGCCAACTGTATTTGCTGATTTGATTGCAATGAATGCACTGTATCGTCCCGGACCGCTGGAGTACATTCCTTCTTTTATCAGAAGAAAACATGGAACCGAACCGATTGTTTATGACTTGGACGCATGTCGTGAATATCTTGAAGAGACGTATGGAATTACTGTATATCAAGAGCAGGTGATGTTACTTTCACAAAGTATTGCAGGTTTCTCAAAAGGTGAAGCGGATACTTTGAGAAAAGCAATGGGTAAAAAGAGTTTTGATACGCTGGCTAAAATGAAACCAAAATTTTTAGATCAAGGCGCATCCAAAGGACATGAAAGAAAAGTGTTGGAAAAAATGTGGACAGACTGGGAAGCATTTGCTTCCTATGCGTTTAATAAATCTCACTCAACCTGCTATGCATGGATAGCATATCAGACGGCTTACCTCAAAGCTCATTATCCAGCTGAATACATGGCTTCGGTTTTGAGTAATAATATGAATGATATCAAAACGGTTTCATTTTTTATGGAAGAATGTCGCCGGGCACAAATTCCGGTATTAGGACCTGATGTGAATGAATCTCAATACAAATTTACAGTAAACAAAGTGGGCGCAATTCGTTTTGGATTAGGTGCTATCAAAGGTGTGGGCTCAAAACCGGTTGAAGATATTATCAATGCGCGTAAAGATGGAGAATTCAAATCAGTGTTTGATTTTGCTTCACGCGTTAATTTGCGAAATTGTAATAAACGAGTTTTTGAGAGTTTGGCACTTGCCGGGGCGTTTGATTCTTTTGGGAATATTAATCGTGCGCAATATTTTGCTGCAGACCAAAATGACAAAATATTTTTAGAAAGTGTTTTGCGTTTTGGCTCACGCGTGCAAGAAGGTCAGGATGCAAGTCAGGTATCACTTTTTGGAGGATCATCCGTTGTTGAAACGCCGGTGCCTGAGCCTCCAAGGGTAGAGGAGTGGCCAACATTGACTCGGTTGAACAAAGAAAAAGAAGTGGTAGGTATTTATATTTCAGGGCATCCGTTAGATGATTATCGGTTAGAAATGAATAGCTTTTGCAAAGGCAGTATTGGTGATTTGAATAAACTGGATGAATTTGTTGGACAAGAATTCCGCGTGGCAGGTATTATCACTGATGCTCAACATCGCAATACAAAAAATGGCGCTCCCTTTGGATCATTTGATATTGAAGATTACAGTGATACATGCAAACTTTTTGTGTTCAGTGATTCTTACATGAAATTCAGGCATCATTTGAGTACCGGAAATTTTGTTTTTATAACGGGAAAAGTTCAACCTCGTAAATTTGGTGATGGCTTAGAGTTTAAAATTAATTCTATTGAATTGCTTGCAGAGATACGTGAAAAACGTACACGTGCCTTGGTGCTTTCGGCTGAATACGCAGATATCACTGATCAGGGTATTGATGATCTCTACGCAATTATGTTGGCACATCATGGAACGTGTCAGGTAAAATTTTTGGTAAAAGATCACAAAACAAATACAACGCTGCGTATGCCTTCGCGCTCTCTAAAAATAATGCCTGATCAAGAATTTATTCGCAAGGTGGATGCCATGCGTATTTTTGAATGTAAGTTAGAATAA
- a CDS encoding peroxiredoxin, with the protein MAVLVGKKAPAFTAPAVLRGIEVVKDFTLDQFLGKKYVLLFFYPKDFTFVCPSELHAFQEKLAEFEKRNVQVIACSTDTEESHWGWLQMDKKAGGIKGITYPIVADTNKTISDAYDVLLGEYQYDENGALIATNTMIAYRGLFLIDKNGVVRHQLVNDLPLGRNVDEALRMVDALQFVEENGEVCPANWIKGSEGMKATHEGVAQYLAAH; encoded by the coding sequence ATGGCTGTATTAGTTGGAAAAAAAGCACCTGCATTCACTGCACCTGCGGTATTAAGAGGAATTGAAGTGGTAAAAGATTTTACTCTGGATCAATTTTTAGGAAAAAAATATGTGTTATTATTTTTCTATCCAAAGGATTTTACTTTTGTGTGTCCAAGTGAATTGCATGCATTTCAAGAAAAATTGGCTGAATTTGAAAAAAGAAATGTTCAGGTGATTGCCTGCTCAACAGACACAGAAGAGTCACACTGGGGTTGGTTGCAAATGGATAAAAAAGCCGGTGGTATCAAAGGAATTACGTATCCAATTGTGGCTGACACAAACAAAACTATCTCTGATGCTTATGATGTTTTGTTGGGCGAATATCAGTATGATGAAAACGGTGCCCTCATTGCAACAAACACCATGATAGCTTACCGTGGATTGTTCCTTATTGATAAAAATGGCGTAGTAAGACATCAATTAGTAAATGATTTACCACTTGGACGTAACGTAGATGAAGCATTGCGCATGGTTGATGCCTTGCAGTTTGTTGAAGAAAATGGTGAAGTTTGTCCGGCAAACTGGATCAAAGGTTCTGAAGGTATGAAAGCAACGCACGAAGGAGTTGCCCAATATTTGGCTGCGCACTAG
- a CDS encoding DUF1987 domain-containing protein, with product MENLILEGSAKTPTVKFDASNGVLELKGRSIPENSIEFYKPLNDWIEAYGQNPKPNTIVEVKLEYFNTSSSKCILDLFKQLEKLNSGNTEVKVNWYFEEDDEDMEEAGEDYQAIIDLPFKMIEVEEI from the coding sequence ATGGAAAATCTAATTCTTGAAGGATCAGCTAAAACGCCAACAGTAAAATTCGACGCCTCTAACGGTGTACTCGAGTTGAAAGGAAGATCAATTCCTGAAAACTCAATTGAGTTTTACAAACCGTTAAACGACTGGATTGAAGCTTATGGTCAAAACCCTAAGCCAAATACCATTGTTGAAGTAAAACTTGAGTATTTCAATACTTCGTCGTCGAAATGTATCCTTGACCTTTTCAAACAACTTGAAAAACTCAACAGCGGAAACACTGAGGTGAAAGTGAATTGGTATTTTGAAGAGGACGATGAAGACATGGAAGAAGCTGGTGAAGATTACCAAGCTATCATCGATCTTCCGTTCAAGATGATCGAAGTAGAAGAAATTTAA
- a CDS encoding class I SAM-dependent methyltransferase yields the protein MSDWFESWFDSKYYHLLYAHRNEEEAKLFITKLVLHLNLPKGSAVLDLACGKGRHAMVLASAGLKVTGADLSPASIACANQASEGKAEFIVHDMRQPIEEKKFQAVFNLFTSLGYFEDAGDNLSVINSVWQMLDENGLFIIDFFNAQKVVQGMVQGETVVRGDIHFNITRQVINGKIVKTIQFIADTEHYSFNESVSLFDLEAFTNMLNRSGFKIESVFGDYNLGTFAPEKSDRLILVARKTNQA from the coding sequence ATGAGTGATTGGTTTGAATCCTGGTTTGACAGTAAATATTATCATCTATTGTATGCACACCGGAATGAAGAGGAGGCAAAATTGTTTATTACTAAGCTGGTATTGCATTTGAATTTACCCAAGGGGAGTGCAGTGCTTGACCTTGCCTGCGGTAAAGGACGCCACGCGATGGTGCTGGCATCAGCAGGATTAAAAGTCACCGGTGCTGATTTATCTCCTGCTTCTATTGCGTGCGCAAATCAAGCCTCAGAAGGCAAAGCAGAATTTATAGTACATGATATGCGGCAGCCTATTGAAGAAAAAAAATTTCAAGCCGTGTTTAATCTCTTTACCAGTTTAGGTTATTTTGAAGATGCCGGTGATAATTTAAGCGTGATAAATAGTGTCTGGCAGATGCTTGACGAGAATGGATTATTTATTATTGATTTTTTCAATGCACAAAAAGTGGTTCAGGGTATGGTTCAAGGTGAAACCGTTGTGCGTGGTGATATTCACTTTAATATTACAAGACAGGTAATTAATGGGAAAATCGTCAAAACCATTCAGTTCATTGCCGACACAGAGCATTATTCTTTCAATGAATCAGTGAGCTTATTTGACTTGGAGGCTTTCACAAATATGCTCAATAGGAGTGGTTTTAAAATAGAATCGGTGTTTGGTGATTATAATCTTGGTACATTTGCACCCGAAAAATCTGACCGACTTATTCTTGTCGCTAGGAAAACAAATCAGGCATGA
- a CDS encoding dephospho-CoA kinase — translation MRSQITVGITGGIGAGKSIVCRILSIMGYPVFYADIIAKELLLENEVAIQVKAIFGNQSYTGETPNRAFIAQEIFSDAVKKNKLTAIIHPLVKDRFESWRSAQNTSIVFNEAAILFETGRYRDFTKNILVTAPEDIKIKRVHARDGLPESQIKQRMANQWADEQKMTLTDFIIMNDDHHALIPQVLNMIQTLTPKNNLNE, via the coding sequence TTGAGATCTCAGATAACAGTCGGGATAACCGGTGGTATTGGTGCGGGCAAATCTATCGTTTGCCGTATCCTCTCTATCATGGGTTATCCCGTTTTTTATGCTGACATCATAGCTAAAGAATTGCTCCTAGAAAACGAAGTGGCAATTCAGGTAAAAGCCATTTTTGGCAATCAATCTTACACCGGAGAAACACCCAATCGCGCTTTCATTGCTCAGGAAATTTTTTCTGATGCCGTTAAAAAAAATAAACTCACTGCTATTATTCATCCATTGGTGAAAGACCGGTTTGAAAGCTGGAGAAGTGCACAAAATACATCTATTGTTTTTAATGAAGCTGCCATTCTTTTTGAAACAGGTAGATATCGTGACTTCACAAAAAACATTTTGGTCACCGCACCTGAAGATATTAAAATAAAACGGGTGCATGCCAGAGATGGTTTACCTGAAAGTCAGATAAAACAACGCATGGCGAATCAATGGGCTGATGAACAAAAAATGACGCTGACTGATTTTATTATCATGAATGATGATCATCATGCACTTATTCCGCAAGTGCTTAACATGATCCAGACTTTGACCCCTAAAAATAATTTGAATGAATAG
- a CDS encoding ZIP family metal transporter yields the protein MNIYLQVTLLLASVLVGAVLVDLFRKKANFKLLLSFSGGFLLTIIFTHVLPESYELKGYTIGYFILAGFLLQLLLEYFSQGAEHGHTHVHPGEHQFFPVAIFISLSLHAFIEVIPVNVHDHHHAGDLYWGVILHKIPEAIALKTIFNASGISKTKSWFFVFLFSLMAPLGLISGEFVLNSLGLDPSWILGIAIGMFLHISTTIIFESSEGHKMNMMKLISILLGFGVGLMVS from the coding sequence ATGAACATTTATCTTCAGGTAACATTGCTTTTAGCATCAGTATTAGTAGGTGCTGTTTTGGTTGATTTGTTCAGAAAAAAGGCAAACTTCAAACTATTGCTTTCTTTCAGTGGTGGATTTTTACTCACGATCATCTTTACGCATGTATTACCTGAATCTTATGAATTGAAAGGTTATACTATTGGTTATTTCATACTGGCAGGTTTTCTGCTTCAATTGCTGCTTGAGTATTTTTCTCAGGGTGCTGAGCATGGGCATACTCATGTACATCCGGGCGAACATCAATTTTTTCCGGTAGCAATTTTCATTAGTCTTTCTTTGCATGCTTTTATTGAAGTAATTCCGGTAAATGTGCATGACCATCATCATGCAGGTGATTTGTACTGGGGTGTTATTCTTCATAAAATTCCGGAAGCCATTGCATTAAAAACAATATTCAATGCATCAGGAATTTCTAAAACTAAATCATGGTTTTTTGTCTTTCTCTTTAGTTTGATGGCACCATTAGGGTTGATATCAGGTGAATTTGTGCTTAATTCATTAGGTCTTGATCCATCATGGATACTTGGAATAGCCATTGGTATGTTTTTGCATATTTCAACCACTATTATCTTTGAATCAAGCGAAGGTCATAAAATGAATATGATGAAACTGATTTCCATTCTGCTTGGTTTTGGCGTTGGTTTAATGGTAAGTTAG
- a CDS encoding NAD(P)H-hydrate dehydratase codes for MKIYTESQIQAWDAFTIAHEPISSVDLMDRAATAFTRQLLATHVFESAIIFCGPGNNGGDGLVCARLLVEKKISVRIVIININNKFSDDFLIQRNRLPKTENLVQLEENNSTINITEDLVVDAIFGSGLNKSISGWLGEIIESINQSGKPICSIDIPSGLFCTDNRNNNLNFVINANQTITFQSPKMSFLYGTYAKYCGDLRLADIGLSEEFNEEPFAEFITRAEVCIKQRNKFSHKGNHGYLFIAAGFEYYAGAAVLASSAAMRTGCGYAAVHCSEQNRNILLSAVPESLFIASIADGIPKKASAVAVGPGLGTDEHALNTLSRLIKTNLPLVLDADAITLLASNRTLISQLHENTILTPHPLELERLIGKYSSPEETLEQQKKFSIEHRVYILQKGAYSKITTPDGKIYINSSGNAGMATAGMGDVLTGIIGSLLAQGYSAHDAVVFGTYIHGYAGDLVRRKQGETGMLASDVVKELPHAINSL; via the coding sequence ATGAAAATTTATACCGAATCTCAAATCCAAGCATGGGATGCATTTACCATAGCGCATGAACCCATTTCATCTGTAGATTTGATGGACAGAGCTGCCACAGCATTCACTCGTCAGTTGCTGGCTACCCATGTTTTTGAATCGGCAATCATATTTTGCGGACCCGGTAACAACGGGGGCGATGGATTGGTGTGTGCACGATTATTGGTTGAGAAAAAAATATCTGTACGCATTGTCATCATCAACATCAACAATAAATTCTCAGATGATTTTTTAATACAAAGGAATAGATTACCCAAAACAGAAAACCTTGTCCAACTAGAAGAAAATAATAGTACAATCAATATCACCGAAGACCTTGTAGTTGATGCAATTTTTGGTTCAGGTTTAAATAAAAGTATCAGTGGATGGTTGGGTGAAATTATTGAATCAATAAATCAATCAGGCAAACCCATTTGTTCTATTGATATACCGAGCGGACTCTTCTGCACAGATAATCGGAATAACAATTTAAATTTTGTTATCAATGCAAACCAAACTATCACATTTCAATCACCCAAAATGTCTTTCTTGTATGGAACTTATGCAAAATATTGCGGTGATTTAAGATTGGCTGATATTGGCTTGTCTGAAGAATTTAACGAAGAGCCTTTTGCTGAATTCATCACCCGTGCTGAAGTGTGTATCAAACAGCGCAACAAGTTTTCACATAAAGGCAATCATGGATATTTATTTATTGCCGCAGGGTTTGAATATTATGCCGGTGCTGCTGTTTTAGCAAGTTCTGCGGCCATGAGAACAGGTTGCGGTTATGCTGCTGTACATTGCAGTGAACAGAACAGAAATATTTTACTCAGCGCAGTTCCTGAATCTCTTTTCATTGCATCAATTGCTGATGGTATACCAAAAAAGGCAAGCGCGGTTGCTGTGGGCCCTGGACTTGGAACAGATGAACATGCATTGAATACTTTGTCAAGATTAATCAAAACAAATTTACCTCTGGTATTGGATGCTGACGCAATTACTTTGCTGGCATCAAACAGAACATTGATTTCACAACTTCATGAAAACACAATTCTGACGCCGCATCCACTAGAGTTAGAGAGATTGATTGGAAAATATTCTTCACCTGAGGAGACATTGGAGCAGCAAAAAAAATTCTCCATAGAACATCGTGTATATATTTTACAGAAAGGAGCCTATTCAAAAATCACGACACCTGATGGAAAGATATATATCAATAGCAGTGGTAACGCGGGCATGGCGACGGCCGGCATGGGAGATGTTCTCACAGGTATTATTGGTTCATTGCTGGCGCAAGGCTACAGTGCGCATGATGCAGTAGTTTTTGGTACGTATATTCATGGATATGCCGGTGATTTAGTGAGACGTAAACAAGGTGAAACCGGTATGCTGGCAAGTGATGTGGTGAAAGAACTTCCTCATGCTATCAACTCACTTTAG